A single window of Methanoregula sp. DNA harbors:
- the mtxX gene encoding methanogenesis marker protein Mmp4/MtxX, with protein MSPEMKRIGIGIGDDAGKVIASAQAVAGRIRVICYCQPSTVDPKTLAAGPVTIAECGEPEEALVADLMAGTIDAAVRGTLPSNATLRALKLKTGTDHLERIALLETATGKKFLLAPVGVDEGWTVQEKLVLIKKGKDIAGRFGLSQDVGVLSGGRFGDVGRHPQVDASMADAELVARLSGARHYEILIEDAIEECGIIIAPDGISGNLIFRTLIFLGDGHGHGAPVLNIDKIFVDTSRASPDYTNALLLAASLLD; from the coding sequence ATGTCACCTGAAATGAAACGTATCGGTATCGGGATCGGTGACGACGCAGGAAAAGTGATCGCGAGTGCACAGGCCGTTGCCGGCAGGATTCGCGTCATCTGCTACTGCCAGCCGTCCACGGTTGACCCCAAAACATTGGCTGCGGGCCCTGTAACGATCGCTGAGTGCGGGGAACCGGAAGAGGCGCTGGTCGCTGACCTGATGGCAGGCACAATCGATGCAGCTGTCAGGGGTACGCTTCCGTCAAACGCCACCCTCAGGGCACTGAAACTTAAGACCGGTACCGACCATCTCGAGCGCATTGCCCTCCTGGAGACAGCCACGGGCAAAAAGTTCCTGCTTGCCCCGGTCGGTGTGGACGAGGGATGGACGGTGCAGGAGAAGCTTGTACTGATAAAAAAAGGCAAAGATATTGCCGGGCGTTTCGGCCTATCTCAGGACGTCGGGGTACTATCCGGCGGTAGGTTCGGGGATGTCGGCAGGCACCCGCAGGTCGATGCAAGCATGGCTGACGCAGAACTGGTCGCCCGGCTAAGCGGCGCCCGCCACTACGAGATCCTAATCGAGGACGCGATTGAAGAGTGCGGGATAATTATCGCACCGGATGGCATTTCCGGCAATTTAATCTTCAGGACACTCATATTTCTCGGGGACGGGCACGGACATGGCGCGCCTGTGCTAAATATCGATAAAATATTCGTGGATACTTCGCGCGCCTCACCGGATTACACCAATGCGCTATTGCTTGCAGCATCTTTGCTGGATTAA
- a CDS encoding HEAT repeat domain-containing protein: MNKTINLPGILTKKKPDIEALAAKKDIAGLVKALQFHDITVQSHAAQALGSLGTPAMDALVRALKKKDKHIRLGIIEALTIIRDPDAVAALTETLKDESSEVRWETAIALGEIGDELATVPLVQALKDHDKYVRFGAAFALAKIGWKPADDTEKAFYFAGMQEWKAVKMMGKSAIPALSHILNDRDSNVRQKVIEILGEIGDPDATPALIRSLADENTEVRWKTILSSPRCRIKLMHLPRGLARRPKMTKNPLVAGFLNFMLPGLGYGYLGKWWGVMIFQIDITATVWLFKFGGETNTYSILFPLYLLLGIHAYYITVKMPEPPI, translated from the coding sequence GTGAACAAAACGATCAACCTTCCTGGCATATTAACCAAAAAAAAGCCGGATATTGAGGCTCTGGCGGCAAAAAAAGATATTGCGGGCCTTGTCAAAGCGCTCCAGTTCCACGATATTACGGTGCAGTCGCACGCTGCACAGGCGCTTGGATCACTGGGCACTCCGGCAATGGACGCGCTTGTCCGGGCACTGAAGAAGAAGGACAAGCACATCCGGCTGGGCATCATCGAAGCGCTCACCATAATCCGTGATCCAGATGCGGTGGCAGCCCTCACCGAGACGCTTAAGGACGAGAGCAGCGAAGTACGGTGGGAAACGGCGATCGCGCTAGGTGAGATCGGCGATGAACTCGCAACCGTGCCTCTTGTCCAAGCTTTAAAGGACCATGACAAATATGTCCGGTTCGGGGCTGCATTTGCCCTTGCGAAAATTGGCTGGAAGCCCGCGGATGATACTGAGAAGGCATTCTATTTTGCCGGCATGCAGGAATGGAAAGCGGTAAAAATGATGGGAAAATCCGCGATCCCTGCCCTTTCCCACATCCTCAATGACCGGGACAGCAATGTCCGTCAGAAAGTCATCGAGATCCTGGGCGAGATCGGCGATCCCGATGCGACACCGGCGCTTATCCGCTCGCTTGCAGATGAGAACACTGAGGTGCGTTGGAAAACGATTCTCTCCTCGCCCCGGTGCCGGATCAAGTTGATGCACCTGCCCCGCGGGTTGGCCCGCCGGCCGAAGATGACAAAAAACCCGCTGGTCGCAGGGTTTTTAAACTTCATGCTTCCCGGTCTCGGGTACGGTTATCTGGGCAAATGGTGGGGTGTGATGATCTTCCAGATCGATATCACCGCCACGGTCTGGCTTTTTAAGTTCGGGGGCGAGACCAATACCTACAGCATCCTGTTCCCGCTCTACCTCCTGCTCGGCATCCATGCGTACTATATTACGGTAAAAATGCCGGAGCCGCCGATCTGA
- a CDS encoding GNAT family N-acetyltransferase codes for MIEPGSDCIRLAKEQISPASVLLARAFFNDPKLTHLIPDPKERAVRAQYLFEFELMYGMIYGDVIATSKNMEGVAVWIPSQKSEITFWRAFRSGGFRLQKQLGTEIMDRLMSFSSMVDSLHNRHVPGNHSYLFFIGVDPSFQGRGYAGRLVRPVLAQLDKKKMSCYLNTQERKNISLYEHFGFQVIDQVPMPGTDIIYTGMIRPPGETA; via the coding sequence ATGATTGAACCCGGAAGTGATTGTATCCGGCTTGCCAAGGAACAGATCAGCCCGGCATCTGTCCTGCTGGCCCGGGCTTTTTTCAATGATCCGAAGCTGACTCACCTGATCCCGGATCCGAAAGAACGGGCGGTACGGGCACAATACCTTTTTGAATTTGAACTGATGTACGGCATGATCTATGGCGATGTAATTGCAACGTCAAAGAACATGGAAGGTGTCGCGGTCTGGATCCCATCCCAAAAGTCTGAGATCACATTCTGGCGGGCATTTCGCTCTGGCGGGTTCAGGTTACAAAAACAGCTGGGAACGGAGATCATGGATCGGCTGATGTCTTTTTCTTCTATGGTAGATTCCCTGCACAACAGGCATGTTCCGGGCAACCATTCCTATCTCTTTTTCATCGGGGTCGACCCGTCGTTTCAAGGGAGAGGATATGCCGGCCGGCTTGTCAGACCGGTGCTGGCACAGCTTGATAAGAAGAAGATGTCCTGTTATCTGAATACCCAGGAACGGAAAAACATCAGCCTGTACGAACATTTCGGGTTCCAGGTAATCGATCAGGTTCCGATGCCCGGCACTGATATCATCTATACGGGTATGATACGACCACCCGGGGAAACAGCCTGA
- the hisB gene encoding imidazoleglycerol-phosphate dehydratase HisB, with protein MRKVELNRSTKETKIIVKFTIDGTGKGSIKTGIPFFDHMLHAMAKHGGFDLACTVKGDLNVDCHHTVEDTGIVIGDAIKQAIGDGKGIRRFAHAIIPMDESIAQVALDCGGRGYLVYDGEFNGASVGGIQSDIFEHFFYTLCTKAGITAHITFSGRNDHHQCEAVFKAFGIALAQAVALTGKKGVPSTKGRL; from the coding sequence ATGAGGAAGGTAGAACTGAACCGATCGACAAAGGAAACGAAAATTATCGTAAAATTCACCATTGATGGCACAGGAAAAGGGAGCATAAAGACGGGCATCCCGTTCTTTGACCACATGCTCCATGCGATGGCAAAGCATGGCGGGTTTGACCTTGCGTGCACGGTGAAAGGCGATCTGAACGTCGACTGCCACCACACGGTGGAAGACACCGGCATCGTCATTGGCGATGCGATAAAACAGGCAATTGGCGACGGAAAAGGGATCCGGCGGTTTGCCCACGCGATCATCCCGATGGATGAATCGATCGCGCAGGTGGCGCTGGACTGCGGGGGCCGGGGATACCTTGTGTACGATGGTGAGTTTAACGGCGCATCAGTCGGCGGCATCCAGAGCGACATCTTCGAGCATTTCTTCTACACCCTCTGCACAAAGGCCGGCATCACCGCCCACATCACGTTCTCCGGGAGAAACGACCACCACCAGTGCGAGGCGGTCTTCAAGGCGTTCGGGATTGCTTTAGCCCAAGCGGTTGCATTAACCGGAAAGAAGGGAGTACCGAGCACGAAGGGAAGACTGTAA
- the hisA gene encoding 1-(5-phosphoribosyl)-5-[(5-phosphoribosylamino)methylideneamino]imidazole-4-carboxamide isomerase: MKILPAVDILDGQCVQLVQGRRETATGYGDPLRCAGRWIEEGAEALHVVNLDGAFGTATKNAGLIRDLIKKTGVEIELGGGIRSVQDGAGWLSTGVSRIIISTLATQKPESIRQLADEFGSDRIMAGVDAKGGQIAVEGWQKTAGDVLLWAGLFESLGAGSFLYTNVDVEGLQQGVRLGPVRDLIKRTKLPVVVAGGVSTPQDVAGLRDAGAWGAVLGSALYSNRITLKAAMEVCR, encoded by the coding sequence ATGAAAATATTGCCTGCAGTTGATATTCTGGATGGGCAGTGCGTCCAGCTGGTGCAGGGCAGGCGCGAGACTGCGACGGGTTACGGTGACCCGCTCCGCTGCGCCGGCCGATGGATTGAAGAAGGGGCGGAAGCGCTCCATGTGGTCAACCTTGACGGTGCGTTTGGCACCGCAACAAAAAATGCCGGCCTGATCCGCGACCTCATCAAAAAGACCGGGGTTGAGATCGAGCTCGGCGGCGGGATCCGGTCAGTGCAGGATGGGGCAGGCTGGCTTTCGACCGGTGTCTCCCGGATCATCATCTCCACCCTTGCCACGCAAAAACCGGAGAGTATCCGGCAGCTTGCCGACGAGTTCGGGAGCGACAGGATCATGGCAGGAGTAGATGCAAAAGGGGGTCAGATCGCAGTTGAAGGCTGGCAGAAGACCGCCGGTGACGTTCTTCTCTGGGCGGGACTCTTCGAATCGCTGGGTGCCGGATCGTTCCTTTACACCAATGTGGACGTGGAAGGGCTCCAGCAGGGTGTCAGGCTCGGGCCGGTCAGGGACCTGATCAAAAGGACAAAACTTCCCGTTGTCGTCGCCGGGGGGGTTTCAACACCGCAGGACGTTGCCGGGCTCCGGGATGCCGGTGCCTGGGGGGCGGTGCTGGGCTCGGCACTCTACAGCAACAGGATCACGTTAAAAGCGGCTATGGAGGTTTGCAGATGA
- a CDS encoding histone family protein, whose protein sequence is MADLPIAAVVRIAKKNGAERVGSDAAEALVVKAEKYIAQLTKESNKLAEHAGRKTIKKEDVDLAAKS, encoded by the coding sequence ATGGCAGATTTACCCATCGCCGCAGTTGTAAGGATTGCAAAGAAGAACGGAGCAGAGAGGGTCGGCAGCGACGCGGCAGAGGCCCTTGTCGTGAAGGCAGAGAAATACATCGCCCAGCTGACCAAGGAGTCCAACAAGCTGGCAGAACACGCCGGCAGAAAGACGATCAAGAAAGAAGACGTTGATCTTGCAGCAAAGTCATAA
- a CDS encoding replication factor C large subunit, whose amino-acid sequence MDWAEKYRPVRLADIVGNASAVQQVARWARDWTHKSKPLLIYGKPGIGKTSCATALANDMGWEVTELNASDQRTAAVIERIAGGGSTTASLTGAARKLIVLDEADNLQGTADRGGARAIVECIRSARQPMILIANDLYGIAPEIRLRCEPVQFKALPARSIAPHLKYICAAEKVECTDAAVRQIAESAEGDIRSSVNMLYAAAIGRQRLDDTHVHTSQKDERISIFSLISAMGSKTSDEDLLRLSREVEDTPETIEQWIEGNIHLLVGDASLQGAYHYLARADEYLGYTYRRQYHMLWRYANAVMLLGVADMAAGKGVHSRIMPPARWHKMAGAKKQKAIRSALLNKIAGMMQVPQNTLREEYLGIISQLVENDPAGFTRALSMDAESLNFFLNDKVRSSEIVKKVALEIREEEKQKEKESKAKKIPPAEPPVPEEQPPEAQKNSEKKPPSEHQATLF is encoded by the coding sequence ATGGACTGGGCTGAGAAATACCGTCCCGTGCGCCTGGCAGACATTGTCGGCAACGCCAGCGCGGTCCAGCAGGTTGCACGGTGGGCACGGGACTGGACGCATAAGTCAAAACCGCTCCTGATCTACGGCAAGCCCGGTATCGGCAAGACATCGTGCGCCACCGCGCTCGCAAACGATATGGGCTGGGAAGTAACAGAGCTGAACGCAAGCGACCAGCGGACGGCTGCGGTTATCGAAAGAATTGCCGGGGGCGGGAGCACTACGGCAAGCCTGACCGGCGCAGCACGGAAACTTATCGTCCTTGACGAGGCAGACAACCTGCAGGGGACTGCGGACCGGGGCGGAGCCCGCGCAATCGTCGAATGCATCAGGTCTGCCCGGCAGCCGATGATCCTGATCGCAAACGACCTCTACGGTATCGCCCCTGAGATCCGGCTCCGGTGTGAACCGGTGCAGTTCAAAGCGCTCCCCGCCAGGTCAATCGCCCCCCATCTCAAGTATATCTGCGCCGCAGAAAAGGTCGAGTGTACGGACGCGGCAGTCCGGCAGATCGCGGAGAGCGCGGAAGGCGACATCAGGTCTTCTGTCAATATGCTCTATGCGGCTGCCATCGGGAGGCAGCGCCTTGATGACACGCATGTGCACACCTCGCAGAAAGACGAGCGGATCTCCATCTTCTCCCTCATCTCCGCCATGGGGTCAAAGACCTCGGACGAAGACCTGCTCCGGCTCTCCCGCGAAGTGGAGGACACACCCGAGACCATCGAGCAGTGGATCGAGGGCAATATCCACCTGCTGGTGGGCGATGCATCCTTGCAGGGAGCGTACCATTATCTTGCACGGGCAGACGAGTACCTCGGGTATACATACCGGCGCCAGTACCACATGCTCTGGCGGTATGCAAATGCCGTGATGCTGCTTGGGGTTGCTGATATGGCGGCAGGAAAGGGGGTTCATTCCCGGATCATGCCGCCGGCACGCTGGCATAAGATGGCGGGTGCAAAAAAGCAAAAGGCGATCCGTTCGGCCCTGCTGAACAAAATTGCGGGGATGATGCAGGTCCCGCAGAATACGCTCCGTGAAGAATACCTTGGCATAATCTCGCAGCTTGTCGAGAACGACCCCGCTGGGTTCACAAGGGCACTTTCGATGGACGCCGAATCGCTCAACTTTTTTTTAAATGACAAGGTACGATCATCAGAAATTGTAAAGAAAGTGGCACTTGAGATCCGGGAAGAGGAAAAACAGAAAGAAAAAGAATCCAAGGCAAAAAAGATCCCCCCGGCTGAACCTCCCGTGCCTGAAGAGCAACCCCCTGAGGCGCAGAAAAACTCTGAAAAGAAACCTCCCTCAGAGCACCAGGCTACCCTTTTTTAG
- a CDS encoding archaemetzincin family Zn-dependent metalloprotease, with protein sequence MHIHIFWDLAAPAGLQVPVGRTISAVLGVESGITENPVRMMGYDHARKQVNARVLLDSVQAYKHRHKISDPVLLVVSQDLFRDGHRFVFGLAREPVGAAVVSCARLGNEFYGKPAHDDDLIDRLSKEGAHELGHLLGLNHCAVPECIMFLPNSLDELDCKKKMFCDACSQELENRKQALPG encoded by the coding sequence ATGCATATCCATATTTTTTGGGATTTGGCTGCGCCGGCGGGGTTACAGGTGCCGGTGGGACGCACAATATCTGCCGTGCTCGGGGTGGAATCAGGCATCACCGAGAACCCCGTGCGCATGATGGGCTATGACCATGCGCGAAAGCAGGTCAATGCCCGGGTGCTGCTTGACAGTGTTCAGGCATACAAGCACCGGCATAAAATTTCCGATCCTGTGCTCCTCGTCGTGTCCCAGGACCTCTTCCGGGACGGGCACCGGTTCGTGTTCGGGCTGGCCCGGGAACCAGTCGGCGCAGCGGTGGTATCATGTGCCCGGCTCGGGAATGAATTTTACGGGAAGCCGGCACACGACGATGACCTGATCGACCGGCTTTCCAAGGAAGGGGCGCACGAGCTGGGGCACCTGCTCGGCCTTAACCACTGCGCCGTGCCGGAATGCATCATGTTCCTGCCCAACTCGCTTGACGAACTTGACTGCAAGAAAAAGATGTTCTGTGATGCCTGCAGCCAGGAGCTGGAGAACCGGAAACAGGCATTACCCGGGTAA
- a CDS encoding UPF0146 family protein — translation MGEHKHIEKCVGAYIAAHYNSAVEVGIGQNTTAARIIAGANKVIRCTDIKKIVPDHDLEIIADDIFEPDTGIYAGAEVIYAIRPAIEMVPPMIALAERVNADLLVYHLGFELYGNGGDTVDCGVLLHLYHARRIP, via the coding sequence ATGGGCGAGCATAAACATATTGAGAAGTGCGTAGGGGCATATATCGCCGCGCATTACAACTCCGCAGTAGAGGTCGGGATCGGGCAGAATACAACCGCAGCAAGAATCATTGCCGGAGCCAATAAGGTCATCCGGTGCACGGATATAAAAAAAATAGTGCCAGACCATGACCTCGAAATTATTGCAGATGACATCTTTGAGCCCGACACCGGGATCTACGCGGGCGCAGAGGTCATCTATGCGATCCGGCCGGCAATCGAGATGGTACCGCCCATGATCGCACTTGCAGAGCGCGTCAACGCTGATCTCCTCGTGTATCACCTCGGATTTGAACTCTATGGCAATGGCGGGGATACGGTGGACTGCGGTGTGCTGCTCCACCTGTATCACGCACGCCGGATTCCCTAA
- the hisG gene encoding ATP phosphoribosyltransferase — MVRLAIPNKGRIAGPIMDLMEKSGLHLPEAGSERRLITKTLDPHVEILFARPVDIPEYVATGAADLGITGRDMVLERGSDVRDLLDLQIGRAKLVLAAREDSGISTARDLEGAKVATEFPVITKDFFKKLGVSVNIVLVGGACEATPHLGIADAIVDLSSSGTTLKTNRLRVIADVLETSTHLIANKNSIRAKSEKIDEIMLALESVVRARGQCYLMMNVKRSSLDTVKSVLPGLSGPTVMDVASTEDLVAVHAVVSEERVYALINALRRAGAKDILVMSIQRMIR, encoded by the coding sequence ATGGTCCGGCTTGCGATACCTAACAAGGGGAGGATTGCAGGGCCTATCATGGACCTTATGGAAAAAAGCGGGCTCCACCTCCCTGAAGCCGGGAGCGAGCGCCGCCTGATCACAAAGACCCTCGACCCCCATGTCGAGATCCTGTTTGCCCGCCCTGTCGATATCCCTGAATATGTCGCCACAGGAGCGGCCGATCTGGGGATCACCGGCCGTGACATGGTGCTGGAGCGGGGTTCTGATGTAAGGGATCTCCTTGACCTCCAGATCGGCAGGGCGAAACTTGTCCTTGCTGCGCGGGAGGACTCCGGCATCAGTACGGCACGGGACCTTGAAGGCGCCAAGGTTGCCACGGAATTTCCCGTGATAACAAAAGATTTTTTCAAAAAACTCGGGGTTTCGGTGAATATCGTCCTTGTAGGGGGGGCCTGCGAGGCAACACCCCATCTGGGCATCGCCGATGCGATTGTCGATCTTTCCAGTTCAGGGACAACGTTAAAGACCAACCGGCTCCGGGTCATCGCCGATGTCCTTGAGACCAGCACGCACCTCATTGCAAACAAGAACTCCATCAGGGCAAAAAGCGAGAAGATCGATGAGATCATGCTTGCCCTTGAGAGTGTTGTGCGGGCACGCGGGCAGTGCTACCTGATGATGAACGTGAAGCGCTCCTCGCTTGACACGGTGAAAAGCGTGCTGCCCGGCCTTTCCGGCCCGACGGTCATGGACGTTGCATCGACTGAAGACCTCGTTGCTGTGCATGCGGTCGTCAGCGAAGAACGGGTCTATGCGCTCATCAACGCGCTCCGCCGTGCCGGTGCAAAGGATATCCTCGTCATGTCGATCCAACGGATGATCCGCTGA
- a CDS encoding HEAT repeat domain-containing protein, with product MSDTRGLLMPLFGSLNIRQPDISAMREARDINGLNSLLDHGNFDIQWRAADALGTVGAEAVPVLLASLHHRSINTRVGAIEALAAIRDARATGPLATLLKSEETSEIRWAAALALGEIGDTNSIPLLVKSLQDMDRYVRYGAAKALEQLGWKPESDADKAYYLLAHQNWDGAKKIGRQATGPIISLLKEKHPATRARMVELLGSIGGPDAKAACNLALQDSDSSVRWNAVLASRKCGIPITRLPVGLSQRPKSGPSPFGSALLNFFFLGLGYNYMGKWWGFLIFMSYMTLIVFAQLDLGPFLPFILAYPVTAVFATQTYFMAKRESEMTG from the coding sequence ATGAGTGACACTCGGGGCCTTCTGATGCCGTTATTCGGATCTCTCAATATACGACAGCCTGATATCAGCGCGATGAGGGAGGCCAGGGATATCAACGGCCTGAACTCATTGCTTGACCATGGTAATTTTGATATCCAGTGGCGTGCCGCTGATGCGCTGGGTACTGTTGGGGCGGAAGCGGTCCCGGTTTTGCTTGCCTCCCTTCACCACCGGAGCATCAACACCCGGGTGGGTGCTATAGAGGCGCTTGCCGCCATCAGGGATGCCCGTGCGACCGGCCCGCTCGCTACCCTCTTAAAGTCCGAAGAGACCAGTGAAATCCGATGGGCGGCTGCCCTTGCTCTCGGGGAGATCGGCGATACGAACAGCATCCCGCTTCTTGTTAAATCGCTCCAGGATATGGACCGGTACGTGCGCTACGGGGCGGCAAAAGCGCTCGAGCAACTTGGCTGGAAACCGGAGAGCGATGCTGACAAGGCATATTATCTCCTTGCCCACCAGAACTGGGACGGCGCAAAAAAGATCGGCAGACAAGCCACCGGCCCCATCATCTCCCTCCTTAAAGAGAAACACCCCGCGACCCGGGCAAGGATGGTAGAACTCCTCGGGAGCATCGGGGGCCCGGATGCAAAGGCAGCCTGCAACCTCGCATTGCAGGACAGCGACAGCAGTGTCCGGTGGAATGCGGTGCTTGCATCGCGAAAATGCGGGATCCCCATCACCCGGCTCCCCGTAGGGCTCTCACAGCGCCCGAAAAGCGGGCCCAGCCCCTTTGGGTCAGCGCTGCTGAACTTCTTCTTCCTCGGGCTCGGTTACAACTACATGGGAAAATGGTGGGGATTTTTGATCTTCATGAGTTACATGACTCTCATTGTTTTCGCGCAGCTCGACCTTGGGCCGTTCCTGCCATTTATTCTCGCGTATCCTGTCACCGCAGTGTTTGCTACTCAGACCTATTTCATGGCAAAACGTGAATCGGAGATGACGGGGTGA
- a CDS encoding histone deacetylase — MRCSAITGTQFSAHDCAGHPESNNRLITACSGLDPRCPVYPPQACPMEDLGRIHSPSYIAMLQQRCLGTNGVAFLDPDTYITRHSFDIANLAAGSAVAAADRALSGEHCFALVRPPGHHAEHNRAMGFCLLNNAAVAAAAALKSSDRIAIVDWDNHHGNGTQHAFFSSNQVLYCSVHQRDAFPCTGSIGETGTGDGAGFNINAPIYAGAGIADYTCVFSDVFVPALVRFRPELIIVSAGQDILFDDPLGMMEVMPQHFELLTRMLAVSTGAPIALVLEGGYSPSHGKAVAGIFAGLRSERDTGDEVRQPQRSTQELVSHLKKIHRIG, encoded by the coding sequence ATGCGCTGCTCTGCGATCACAGGGACGCAGTTCTCTGCCCATGACTGTGCCGGGCACCCCGAGTCCAATAACCGGCTGATAACTGCCTGCAGCGGGCTGGATCCCCGGTGCCCTGTGTATCCCCCGCAGGCATGTCCGATGGAAGATCTCGGACGCATCCATTCTCCTTCTTATATCGCCATGCTGCAGCAACGGTGTTTAGGCACAAACGGTGTGGCATTCCTTGATCCCGACACCTATATCACGCGGCATTCCTTTGATATCGCAAATCTCGCGGCCGGGAGCGCTGTTGCCGCTGCGGACCGTGCCCTTTCCGGTGAGCACTGTTTTGCGCTGGTGCGACCCCCCGGCCATCATGCGGAACATAACCGGGCGATGGGGTTCTGCCTGTTGAACAATGCCGCTGTTGCTGCCGCTGCTGCGTTGAAAAGCTCGGACCGCATTGCGATTGTCGACTGGGACAATCATCATGGCAACGGCACCCAGCACGCATTTTTTTCCAGCAACCAGGTGTTATACTGTTCTGTGCACCAGCGGGATGCTTTCCCCTGCACCGGCAGTATCGGTGAGACCGGGACCGGAGACGGTGCCGGGTTCAACATCAATGCCCCGATTTATGCCGGCGCCGGCATTGCAGATTACACATGCGTCTTTTCTGATGTATTTGTCCCGGCTCTTGTCCGGTTCCGGCCGGAATTGATCATTGTTTCTGCGGGTCAGGACATACTCTTTGATGATCCGCTTGGCATGATGGAAGTCATGCCTCAGCATTTTGAACTCCTCACAAGGATGCTTGCGGTATCTACCGGTGCCCCGATCGCCCTTGTTCTGGAGGGCGGGTACAGCCCGTCCCATGGAAAAGCGGTTGCGGGCATCTTTGCTGGTCTGCGGTCTGAACGCGACACTGGAGATGAGGTACGACAACCGCAGCGAAGCACTCAGGAACTGGTTTCACACCTCAAAAAGATCCACCGGATTGGATGA
- a CDS encoding methanogenesis marker 2 protein, with translation MEKSCSTEIIANVVREYEGVRRKHAIGEMVNALKIDAPHVIASFGEDAAVIEHHGEALLLAADGIWSRLMEADPYWAGYCSVLVNIHDIAAMGGRPLAMVDVFSITKESTIHEQVVKGMHDASLQFGVPIVGGHLHPDAPNSVIDVSILGCARLDSVIYSHTAEEGDLVVMAIDLSGRVHPSCLLNWDSVTMKPAGVVRAQIALLEQIGRDHLVTAGKDISNPGLIGTLGMLLEVSGKGASVDLGRIPKPDLAANNMTFEQWVRMYPGMGFVLTAKEKDLPELIRRFASVGMDAKAIGTVDTTKTLRICYQGDETQVFDFIKNGIMHLFSEDLPCHLK, from the coding sequence GTGGAAAAGAGCTGCTCCACCGAGATAATAGCGAACGTGGTCAGGGAATACGAAGGTGTCCGGAGGAAGCATGCCATCGGCGAGATGGTGAACGCCTTAAAGATCGATGCTCCCCATGTCATCGCATCGTTTGGGGAGGATGCAGCCGTGATCGAGCACCACGGTGAGGCGCTCTTGCTCGCTGCTGACGGCATCTGGAGCCGGTTGATGGAGGCAGACCCCTACTGGGCAGGGTACTGCTCGGTACTGGTCAACATCCATGACATCGCCGCCATGGGAGGCCGGCCGCTTGCGATGGTAGATGTCTTTTCTATCACAAAAGAGAGCACGATCCACGAGCAGGTGGTAAAAGGGATGCACGACGCGTCGCTCCAGTTCGGGGTTCCTATCGTCGGCGGGCACCTGCACCCGGATGCGCCCAACAGCGTGATCGACGTCTCGATCCTAGGGTGTGCACGGCTTGACTCGGTCATCTACAGCCATACAGCAGAAGAGGGGGACCTCGTAGTGATGGCAATCGACCTTTCTGGCAGGGTTCACCCATCGTGCCTGCTCAACTGGGATTCGGTCACCATGAAACCTGCGGGAGTGGTCAGGGCACAGATCGCCCTGCTCGAGCAGATCGGCAGAGACCACCTCGTGACTGCCGGAAAGGACATCAGCAACCCCGGCCTCATCGGCACTCTCGGGATGCTGCTTGAAGTGAGCGGGAAGGGGGCAAGTGTTGACCTCGGGCGTATCCCGAAGCCTGACCTTGCTGCAAACAACATGACATTTGAACAGTGGGTCAGGATGTATCCCGGTATGGGTTTTGTGCTGACAGCAAAAGAGAAGGACCTGCCCGAACTCATCCGGCGGTTTGCATCGGTCGGCATGGATGCAAAGGCGATCGGGACTGTAGACACGACAAAAACACTCCGGATCTGCTACCAGGGTGACGAGACCCAGGTATTTGACTTTATAAAAAATGGCATCATGCACCTGTTCTCAGAAGACCTCCCATGTCACCTGAAATGA